A window of the Branchiibius hedensis genome harbors these coding sequences:
- a CDS encoding alpha/beta fold hydrolase, protein MGALLSVDLQPMSITAADGATLAAFTRAATGDAPTVVLAHGWCLTHRAWLPVIEALPSAYGIVAYDQRGHGDSELGHGFLRGTGQETLRQLGSDLEFVISTAAPSGDLVLGGHSMGGMTLMAYAGGGGSLGRVRRVAFVATAAGGLRGLGLPAEKQVWTALAHVPFRMGPATRADRVVPMLFGRGASQSAIDATLADIRRTRTCVMAGFIKAITEHDEYAVLPDFAAIPTTVLVGSKDKLTPPVLAQRIVKKLPSASLVELDGKGHMLTYEATDDVVTALTGLTLLKP, encoded by the coding sequence ATGGGAGCCCTGTTGTCCGTCGACCTGCAGCCGATGTCCATCACCGCCGCCGACGGCGCGACCCTCGCCGCGTTCACGCGAGCGGCGACCGGTGACGCGCCGACCGTCGTACTGGCCCATGGCTGGTGCCTGACCCACCGTGCGTGGTTACCGGTCATCGAGGCTTTGCCCTCGGCGTACGGGATCGTGGCCTACGACCAACGCGGGCACGGCGACTCCGAGCTGGGGCACGGTTTCCTGCGCGGCACCGGCCAGGAGACGTTGCGCCAGTTGGGCTCGGACCTGGAGTTCGTGATCTCGACGGCGGCGCCCAGCGGCGACCTGGTCCTCGGCGGCCATTCGATGGGTGGGATGACCCTCATGGCGTACGCCGGAGGGGGTGGTTCCCTCGGGCGGGTACGTCGCGTGGCGTTCGTGGCGACGGCCGCGGGCGGTCTGCGCGGACTCGGGCTGCCGGCGGAGAAGCAGGTGTGGACGGCACTGGCGCACGTGCCGTTCCGGATGGGCCCGGCGACGCGCGCCGACCGGGTGGTGCCGATGCTGTTCGGCCGCGGCGCTTCGCAGTCCGCGATCGACGCGACGCTGGCCGACATCCGCCGGACACGGACCTGTGTGATGGCCGGGTTCATCAAGGCGATCACCGAGCATGACGAGTACGCCGTGCTGCCGGACTTCGCGGCCATTCCGACGACGGTGCTGGTCGGGAGCAAGGACAAGCTGACCCCGCCGGTGCTGGCGCAGCGGATCGTGAAGAAGCTGCCGTCGGCGTCGCTGGTGGAGTTGGACGGCAAGGGTCACATGCTGACCTATGAGGCCACCGACGACGTGGTGACCGCACTCACTGGGC